Proteins encoded in a region of the Salipiger sp. CCB-MM3 genome:
- a CDS encoding TadE/TadG family type IV pilus assembly protein translates to MEKQTAFRRARAGRCRNPVAALKRSTAGFLRDENGSLAYMALAMSLVMMVFGGIGVDMIYAELNRTKVQNTLDRAVLAAADLDQTLDAEGVVADYMAKMGLADALVSSDVDEGLNYKTVTADGHVDMPSQFLKLLGIAETQASGHAQASERFNKVEVSLVVDISGSMESNSKMDNLKDAAGDFVDTLLADGSEDLVSISLVPYSEQVNAGPEILSYLPVNWKHGYSHCLEFSEDAFETTEIDRSITYDQMQHFQWNYSGQNSLTDTVCPRYDYERITPFSQDASALKRQINKLTPRAGTSIFLGMKWGAALLDPSSQDITDGLISDGEVDTVFSGRPVAYDDSDVLKTVVLMTDGQHDRSFRIRDGYYNSESEYVHWNKYNLWYYLYRNVDSYQRGNFYYQKYDADTGDRLLDNICTAAKEKGVIIWSIGFEVEDHGADVMESCASSPSHFFRVEGVEIAEAFSTIAHTLNQLRLTQ, encoded by the coding sequence ATGGAAAAGCAGACTGCTTTCCGCCGGGCGCGTGCCGGGCGGTGCAGGAACCCTGTTGCCGCGCTGAAGCGCAGCACGGCGGGGTTCCTCCGTGACGAAAACGGCAGCTTGGCCTATATGGCCTTGGCGATGTCGCTGGTGATGATGGTGTTCGGCGGCATTGGCGTCGACATGATTTATGCCGAGCTAAACCGAACGAAAGTTCAGAACACCCTCGACCGCGCCGTTCTCGCCGCAGCCGATCTCGACCAGACGCTGGATGCCGAGGGTGTGGTTGCCGATTACATGGCCAAGATGGGCCTTGCCGACGCGCTGGTATCCTCCGACGTCGACGAGGGTCTCAACTACAAGACGGTGACCGCCGACGGGCATGTGGATATGCCCTCGCAGTTCCTCAAGCTTTTGGGCATCGCCGAAACGCAGGCCTCGGGCCATGCGCAGGCCAGCGAGCGTTTCAACAAGGTCGAAGTGTCGCTTGTGGTCGACATCTCGGGCTCGATGGAAAGCAACAGCAAGATGGACAACCTGAAGGACGCAGCGGGCGATTTCGTCGACACGCTGCTGGCGGACGGCAGCGAGGACCTCGTGTCGATCTCGCTGGTCCCCTACTCCGAGCAGGTCAACGCCGGCCCCGAGATCCTGAGCTATCTGCCGGTGAACTGGAAGCATGGCTATTCGCACTGCCTCGAGTTCTCCGAGGATGCCTTCGAAACCACCGAGATCGACCGCAGCATCACCTACGACCAGATGCAGCACTTTCAGTGGAACTATTCGGGCCAGAACTCGCTGACCGACACGGTCTGCCCGCGCTACGACTACGAGCGGATCACCCCGTTCAGCCAAGATGCCAGTGCGCTTAAGAGGCAGATCAACAAGCTGACCCCGCGCGCGGGCACTTCGATCTTTCTCGGGATGAAATGGGGCGCGGCGCTGCTTGATCCGTCGAGCCAGGACATCACCGACGGGCTGATTAGCGACGGCGAGGTCGATACGGTCTTTTCGGGCCGCCCGGTCGCCTATGACGACAGCGATGTGTTGAAGACCGTGGTTCTGATGACCGACGGCCAGCACGACCGCTCGTTCCGCATCCGCGACGGGTATTACAACTCGGAATCCGAATACGTTCACTGGAACAAGTACAATCTCTGGTACTACCTCTACCGGAACGTGGATTCCTACCAGCGCGGCAATTTCTATTACCAGAAGTATGACGCCGACACCGGCGACCGGCTGCTCGACAACATCTGCACCGCCGCCAAGGAAAAGGGCGTCATCATCTGGTCCATCGGCTTCGAGGTCGAAGACCACGGCGCCGACGTCATGGAAAGCTGCGCCTCCTCGCCCTCGCATTTCTTCCGCGTCGAAGGGGTGGAGATCGCCGAGGCCTTCTCGACCATCGCGCATACGCTCAACCAGCTGAGGCTGACCCAATGA
- a CDS encoding TadE/TadG family type IV pilus assembly protein, producing the protein MIGSVKTALRRFRSDESGSMLVPFALWTPFFLGLAVASVELGTATMRQTTLDRALDQAVREVKIGTGEQYTSDEIKEMICTRAPILPDCADTLQLEMIGLDMREWEAPPMSADCVDTTLSVTPQRNFVNGGTHETMLLRACYKYRPISPAGMLAGHMHKDDEGYTALVATSAFVHEPM; encoded by the coding sequence ATGATCGGCTCTGTGAAAACTGCCCTGCGGCGCTTCCGCAGCGATGAGTCCGGCTCGATGCTCGTACCCTTCGCCCTCTGGACACCCTTCTTCCTCGGACTGGCGGTGGCCAGCGTCGAGCTTGGCACGGCGACCATGCGCCAGACCACGCTGGACCGCGCGCTCGATCAGGCCGTGCGTGAGGTGAAGATCGGCACCGGTGAGCAGTATACCTCGGACGAGATCAAAGAGATGATCTGCACCCGCGCGCCGATCCTGCCCGACTGCGCCGATACGCTGCAGCTGGAGATGATCGGTCTTGATATGCGCGAGTGGGAAGCTCCGCCGATGAGCGCCGATTGCGTCGACACGACGCTGTCCGTGACTCCGCAGCGCAACTTCGTAAACGGCGGCACGCATGAGACCATGTTGCTGCGCGCCTGCTACAAGTACCGCCCGATCAGCCCCGCCGGCATGTTGGCCGGTCACATGCACAAGGATGACGAAGGCTACACCGCACTGGTGGCCACCTCGGCATTCGTGCACGAGCCGATGTGA
- a CDS encoding TadE/TadG family type IV pilus assembly protein, whose protein sequence is MTIKNLIFKRLPHLSRFALRNDGYVTLEAMIVLPALVLIFTGCWVYFDVFRQQGVNQKANYVIGDMLSRETDEVDATYIDNSYNLLKVLTRTGDGTYSEEQVSEISTEDTYPTDLRITVVSYKSANSKYSVEWSEARGDPEPLTDSDVQDYSDRLPVLADGAQVIIVETWDDYYPLFRVGLDAFTIRAYSFTQPRYAPQLLFAGEEGENNGWGNGDQDAPGGSLCNNNAENATDCDNSDGSYNNEPTSGLDS, encoded by the coding sequence ATGACCATCAAGAATTTGATCTTCAAGCGCCTGCCGCATCTGTCGCGATTTGCCCTCCGCAACGATGGCTATGTGACCCTCGAGGCGATGATCGTGCTGCCGGCACTGGTGCTGATCTTCACCGGCTGCTGGGTGTATTTCGACGTGTTCCGCCAGCAGGGTGTGAACCAAAAGGCCAACTACGTGATCGGCGACATGTTGTCGCGCGAGACGGACGAGGTCGACGCGACCTACATCGACAACAGCTACAACCTGCTCAAGGTGCTGACCCGCACTGGCGACGGCACCTATTCCGAAGAGCAGGTGTCGGAGATCTCGACCGAGGACACCTATCCGACCGACCTGCGGATCACCGTGGTGAGCTACAAGTCGGCCAACAGCAAATACTCGGTCGAATGGTCCGAGGCGCGCGGCGACCCCGAGCCGCTGACCGACTCGGACGTGCAGGACTATAGCGACCGGCTTCCGGTGCTGGCCGATGGCGCGCAGGTGATCATCGTCGAGACATGGGACGACTATTACCCGCTATTCCGGGTCGGCCTCGATGCCTTCACCATCCGCGCCTACAGCTTCACCCAGCCGCGCTATGCGCCGCAGCTTCTCTTTGCCGGTGAAGAAGGCGAGAACAACGGTTGGGGCAATGGCGATCAGGACGCTCCGGGCGGATCGCTGTGCAACAACAATGCAGAGAACGCCACCGACTGCGACAACTCGGATGGCTCTTACAACAACGAACCGACGTCGGGCCTCGACTCCTAA
- a CDS encoding prephenate dehydratase, which translates to MTNRIAFQGELGAYSHQACRDARPDMEALPCRTFEDAIEAVRSGEADLAMLPVENSTYGRVADIHSLLPHSGLHIIDEAFVRVHINLLAMPGTPLEKVEKAMSHTVLLGQCRSFLSEHGIKRLTGADTAGSARQVAEMGKPEIAALASELAGEIYGLDVLARHIEDQSNNTTRFLVMSPQANHAPRGDHGMITTFVFQVRNIPAALYKAMGGFATNGVNMTKLESYMVGGSFTATQFYADIEGHPDDPAVQRALDELDYFTENVEILGVYPRDPRRD; encoded by the coding sequence ATGACCAACCGCATTGCCTTCCAGGGAGAGCTTGGCGCCTATTCGCATCAGGCCTGCCGCGACGCCCGTCCGGACATGGAGGCACTGCCGTGCCGCACCTTCGAAGACGCCATCGAGGCGGTGCGCAGCGGCGAGGCGGATCTGGCCATGCTGCCGGTCGAGAACTCCACCTACGGGCGGGTTGCCGACATCCATTCGCTGCTGCCGCATTCGGGTCTGCACATCATCGACGAAGCCTTTGTGCGGGTGCATATCAACCTTCTGGCCATGCCCGGCACGCCGCTGGAGAAGGTCGAGAAGGCGATGAGCCACACGGTGCTGCTGGGTCAGTGCCGCAGCTTCCTCAGCGAGCATGGCATCAAGCGGCTGACCGGTGCCGACACCGCGGGCTCGGCGCGGCAGGTGGCCGAGATGGGCAAGCCCGAGATCGCCGCGCTCGCCTCGGAACTGGCGGGCGAAATCTACGGTCTCGACGTTCTGGCGCGCCATATCGAGGACCAGAGCAACAACACCACCCGCTTTTTGGTGATGTCGCCGCAAGCGAATCACGCGCCTCGGGGCGATCATGGGATGATCACCACCTTCGTGTTCCAAGTGCGCAACATTCCCGCCGCGCTCTACAAGGCGATGGGCGGTTTCGCCACCAATGGCGTCAACATGACCAAGCTCGAAAGCTACATGGTTGGCGGCTCGTTCACCGCCACGCAGTTCTACGCGGATATCGAGGGGCATCCCGATGATCCGGCGGTGCAGCGGGCGCTGGATGAGCTGGATTATTTCACAGAAAACGTCGAGATCCTCGGGGTCTACCCGCGCGATCCGCGGCGCGACTGA
- a CDS encoding c-type cytochrome gives MFDTMTLTKIVGGVCGTFLIFLLGGWVGESLYHVGGSHGEEVASYVIEVEESGGGGAEEEVDFETLMASADAGKGERVFGKCRACHKIDGSNATGPHLDGVVGREIDAVDGFSYSGALEQVGEVWTPENLFHFLENPKGVAPGTAMSFAGLKSAEDRVNLIAYLDSLGG, from the coding sequence ATGTTTGATACCATGACCTTGACCAAGATAGTGGGCGGCGTCTGCGGCACGTTCCTGATCTTTCTGCTCGGCGGATGGGTCGGCGAAAGCCTGTACCACGTCGGCGGCAGCCACGGCGAGGAAGTCGCCTCCTATGTGATCGAGGTCGAAGAGAGCGGCGGCGGCGGCGCAGAGGAAGAGGTCGACTTCGAGACGCTCATGGCCTCGGCGGACGCAGGCAAAGGCGAGCGGGTCTTCGGCAAATGCCGCGCCTGCCACAAGATCGATGGCAGCAACGCCACCGGCCCGCATCTGGACGGCGTCGTGGGCCGCGAGATCGACGCGGTGGACGGCTTCAGCTACTCCGGCGCGCTTGAGCAGGTCGGTGAGGTCTGGACCCCCGAGAACCTGTTCCACTTCCTCGAGAACCCTAAGGGTGTGGCGCCCGGCACCGCGATGTCCTTCGCTGGCCTGAAGAGCGCAGAGGACCGGGTGAACCTGATCGCCTATCTGGACTCGCTGGGCGGCTGA
- a CDS encoding extracellular solute-binding protein, producing MIRTTRPAAAATRSLDPTAFRPLLGALTALGIALAAQAGWAQEASPEKVEAAATSEASDQQIITSHGYSYFGNLDYPADFDHFDFANADAPKGGEIVLGASGTFDSMNPYSRKGRAGALTTLQYDSLIESAEDSVGQYYGLLAESLEYPEDKSWVIFHIRPEAKFWDGTPVTAEDVVYSHKLFITQGLPSYAAAVGEMVTDAEALDERTVKFTFNTELTKRSRIETVGATPVFKKAWFEEDPEKRRLDEPRMEVAVGSGPYKLDSYEVNRRIVYKLRDDYWGKDIPFNKGRHNYGTVRVEYFADQTASFEAFKAGEYTFRVESDPRLWATAYDFPRIQQGTVKKEEIADGSPPNPTGFVFNLAKPQLKDKNVREAISLAFNFEWTNESLRYGLYSPRSSFVEGTPVEAKGLPEGKELEFLQSLGDVVPEDLYTTDVWTMHESDPEDLISRRTRREATRLLQEAGWTVGEDGLARNEAGKTLDLAMIIPSNIESSVEAMHETYVQNLRAIGVNASYEKVDPSQYTLRQRERDYDMIYSSRYGAFLSTGGGLSQMYGSREAEFSLFNPAGLASPLVDAIIAASFEAGSQEETDVALMALDRALRYEFFIVPDGYIADYWVAYYDMYEHPETIPPYDLGYLSLWWVNPDKEKALKEAGVLN from the coding sequence ATGATCCGGACGACGCGCCCTGCCGCGGCCGCCACACGCAGCCTCGATCCGACCGCCTTCCGCCCCCTTCTTGGCGCGCTGACCGCGCTGGGGATTGCCCTTGCCGCCCAAGCCGGCTGGGCGCAGGAGGCCAGCCCCGAGAAGGTCGAAGCCGCCGCCACCAGCGAGGCATCCGATCAGCAGATCATCACCTCCCACGGCTATTCCTACTTCGGCAATCTCGACTACCCGGCCGATTTCGACCATTTCGATTTTGCCAATGCCGACGCCCCCAAGGGCGGCGAGATCGTGCTTGGAGCCTCGGGCACCTTCGACAGCATGAACCCCTACTCTCGCAAGGGCCGCGCGGGCGCGCTGACCACACTGCAATATGACAGCCTGATCGAAAGCGCCGAGGATTCCGTCGGCCAGTATTACGGCCTGCTCGCAGAGAGCCTCGAATACCCCGAGGACAAATCGTGGGTGATCTTCCACATCCGGCCCGAGGCGAAATTCTGGGACGGCACGCCGGTCACCGCCGAGGACGTGGTCTATTCCCACAAGCTTTTCATCACGCAGGGCCTGCCGTCTTATGCCGCCGCCGTGGGCGAGATGGTGACAGACGCCGAGGCGCTGGACGAGCGCACGGTGAAATTCACTTTCAACACCGAGTTGACCAAGCGTTCGCGGATCGAGACCGTGGGTGCCACACCGGTATTCAAAAAGGCTTGGTTCGAGGAAGACCCGGAGAAGCGTCGCCTTGACGAGCCGCGTATGGAAGTCGCCGTCGGCTCTGGTCCCTATAAGCTCGACAGCTACGAGGTGAACCGCCGCATCGTCTACAAGCTGCGCGACGATTACTGGGGCAAGGACATCCCCTTCAACAAGGGTCGGCACAACTACGGCACGGTGCGCGTGGAATATTTCGCAGACCAGACCGCGTCTTTCGAGGCGTTCAAGGCGGGCGAGTATACCTTCCGGGTGGAAAGCGATCCGCGTCTCTGGGCCACCGCCTATGATTTCCCGCGCATCCAGCAGGGCACGGTGAAGAAGGAAGAGATCGCCGACGGCAGCCCGCCCAACCCCACCGGGTTCGTCTTCAACCTCGCCAAGCCGCAGCTCAAGGACAAGAACGTGCGCGAAGCGATCTCGCTGGCGTTCAACTTCGAATGGACCAACGAGAGCCTGCGCTACGGGCTCTACAGCCCGCGCTCGTCCTTCGTCGAGGGCACGCCGGTCGAGGCCAAGGGCCTGCCCGAAGGCAAGGAGCTTGAGTTCCTGCAATCGCTCGGCGACGTGGTGCCCGAGGATCTCTACACCACCGACGTGTGGACGATGCACGAGAGCGACCCAGAGGATCTGATCAGCCGCCGCACCCGCCGCGAGGCGACGCGCCTGCTGCAGGAGGCGGGCTGGACCGTGGGTGAGGACGGGCTGGCGCGCAACGAAGCGGGCAAGACGCTCGATCTTGCGATGATCATCCCGTCGAACATCGAAAGCTCGGTCGAAGCGATGCACGAGACCTATGTGCAGAACCTGCGCGCGATCGGCGTCAACGCCAGCTACGAGAAGGTCGATCCGTCGCAATACACGCTGCGCCAGCGCGAGCGCGATTACGACATGATCTATTCGAGCCGCTATGGCGCCTTCCTGTCGACGGGTGGCGGGCTGAGCCAGATGTATGGCTCGCGCGAGGCCGAGTTCTCGCTGTTCAACCCCGCAGGCCTTGCCAGCCCGCTGGTCGATGCGATCATCGCCGCCAGCTTCGAGGCCGGCAGTCAGGAAGAAACCGACGTGGCGCTGATGGCGCTCGACCGCGCGCTGCGCTACGAGTTCTTCATCGTGCCAGACGGCTATATCGCGGACTATTGGGTCGCCTATTACGACATGTATGAACATCCCGAGACCATCCCGCCCTACGATCTGGGCTATCTCAGCCTGTGGTGGGTGAACCCCGACAAGGAAAAGGCCCTCAAAGAGGCCGGCGTGCTGAACTGA
- a CDS encoding microcin C ABC transporter permease YejB produces the protein MGAYILRRLLLIIPTLLGIMIINFALVQFVPGGPIEQIIAQIEGQGDVFGGFSGGNGGAPDTGMNDMGAGMGGGGNEKYVGARGLPPEFIESLEKEFGFDKPPLQRFLDMMWNYMRLDFGESYFRSISVIDLVLEKMPVSISLGLWSTIIAYIVSIPLGIRKAVKDGSSFDTWTSGVIIVAYAIPGFLFAILLLVLFAGGSFWQIFPLRGLTSDNWEMMSWPMKIADYFWHIALPVIASTISAFATLTLLTKNSFLDEIKKHYVMTARAKGLTESRVLYGHIFRNAMLIVIAGFPAVFIGVFFSGSLIIETIFSLDGLGRLGFEAAVARDYPVIFGTLFIFGLIGLVVGIISDMMYVLVDPRIDFEKREG, from the coding sequence ATGGGCGCCTATATTCTTCGCCGACTACTGCTCATCATCCCCACGCTGCTGGGGATCATGATCATCAACTTTGCGCTGGTGCAATTTGTGCCCGGCGGCCCGATCGAACAGATCATCGCCCAGATCGAAGGTCAGGGCGATGTCTTCGGCGGCTTCTCGGGCGGCAATGGCGGCGCGCCCGACACCGGCATGAACGACATGGGCGCTGGCATGGGCGGCGGCGGCAACGAGAAATACGTTGGCGCCCGCGGCCTGCCGCCGGAATTCATCGAGAGCCTCGAAAAGGAGTTCGGCTTCGACAAGCCGCCGCTGCAGCGCTTCCTCGACATGATGTGGAACTACATGCGGCTCGACTTCGGCGAGAGCTACTTCCGCTCGATCTCGGTGATCGATCTGGTGCTGGAGAAAATGCCGGTGTCGATCTCGCTCGGGCTCTGGTCGACGATCATCGCCTATATCGTCTCGATCCCGCTCGGCATCCGCAAGGCGGTCAAGGACGGCAGCAGCTTTGACACATGGACCTCCGGCGTGATCATCGTGGCCTACGCCATTCCCGGGTTCCTGTTCGCGATCCTGCTGCTCGTGCTTTTTGCGGGCGGCTCGTTCTGGCAGATCTTCCCGCTGCGGGGGCTGACCTCGGACAATTGGGAGATGATGAGTTGGCCGATGAAGATCGCCGATTACTTCTGGCACATCGCGCTGCCGGTGATCGCCTCGACGATCTCGGCCTTTGCCACGCTGACACTGCTGACCAAGAACTCCTTCCTCGACGAGATCAAGAAGCACTACGTGATGACCGCCCGCGCCAAGGGTCTGACCGAGAGCCGCGTGCTCTATGGCCATATCTTCCGCAACGCCATGCTGATCGTCATCGCGGGCTTCCCGGCGGTGTTCATCGGCGTCTTCTTCTCGGGCTCGCTGATCATCGAGACCATCTTCTCGCTCGACGGGCTTGGGCGGCTCGGCTTCGAGGCAGCGGTGGCGCGGGATTACCCGGTGATCTTCGGCACGCTCTTCATCTTCGGCCTCATCGGTCTCGTTGTCGGGATCATCTCGGACATGATGTACGTTCTTGTCGATCCGCGCATCGACTTCGAAAAGCGGGAGGGCTGA
- a CDS encoding ABC transporter permease, with protein sequence MSFEPDPRLPDANGIRPQPEPAAPVAPQPKPGRFALSPLNQRRWRNFKRNRRAFWSLWIFILLFGLSLFAEFIANDKPILVSYRGDLRMPIFNFYPETAFGGDFRTEAAYRDPEVQCLIRTGGLEECFDDPEGLIETVDGGGTPEGDFVKGWSIWPPIPYTFNTPVDRPGAAPLPPNGQNLLGTDDTKRDVLARVIYGFRLSILFTLVVTVVSSIIGVIAGALQGFFGGWLDLIFQRLIEIWSATPSLYVIIILFAILGRSFWLLVFLTVLFGWTALVGVVRAEFLRARNLEYVRAAKALGVSNWTIMFRHMLPNAMVATLTMLPFIVTGTISTLAGLDFLGFGLPSSAPSLGELTLQAKQNLQAPWLAFTAFTVFALMLSLLVFIFEGVRDAFDPRKTFS encoded by the coding sequence ATGAGCTTTGAGCCCGATCCCCGCCTGCCCGACGCGAACGGCATCCGCCCGCAGCCCGAGCCCGCCGCGCCTGTGGCGCCGCAGCCGAAACCCGGCCGCTTTGCCCTGTCGCCGCTGAACCAGCGGCGCTGGCGCAACTTCAAGCGCAACCGCCGCGCCTTCTGGTCGCTGTGGATTTTCATCCTGCTGTTCGGCCTGTCGCTGTTCGCCGAGTTCATCGCCAACGACAAGCCGATCCTCGTCAGCTATCGCGGCGATCTGCGCATGCCGATCTTCAACTTCTATCCCGAGACGGCCTTTGGCGGCGACTTCCGCACCGAGGCTGCCTATCGCGATCCCGAGGTGCAGTGCCTCATCCGCACCGGCGGACTGGAGGAATGTTTCGACGACCCCGAGGGGCTGATCGAAACAGTCGACGGCGGCGGCACGCCCGAGGGCGATTTCGTCAAGGGCTGGAGCATCTGGCCGCCGATCCCCTACACGTTCAACACTCCCGTCGACCGCCCCGGCGCAGCCCCCCTGCCCCCGAACGGGCAGAACCTGCTGGGCACCGACGATACCAAACGCGACGTGCTGGCGCGGGTGATCTATGGCTTCCGCCTGTCGATCCTGTTTACGCTGGTGGTCACCGTGGTCTCGTCGATCATCGGGGTCATCGCGGGGGCGCTGCAGGGCTTCTTTGGCGGCTGGCTCGACCTCATCTTCCAGCGGCTGATCGAGATATGGTCGGCGACGCCATCGCTTTACGTGATCATCATCCTGTTCGCCATTCTGGGCCGAAGTTTCTGGCTATTGGTGTTTCTCACCGTGCTCTTCGGCTGGACCGCGCTGGTGGGCGTGGTGCGCGCCGAGTTCCTGCGCGCGCGCAACCTGGAATATGTGCGCGCCGCTAAGGCGCTGGGGGTCAGCAACTGGACCATCATGTTCCGCCACATGCTGCCCAACGCCATGGTGGCGACGCTGACCATGCTGCCCTTCATCGTCACCGGCACGATCAGCACCCTCGCCGGGCTCGACTTCCTCGGCTTCGGCCTGCCCTCCTCGGCACCGTCGCTGGGCGAGCTGACGCTGCAGGCCAAGCAGAACCTGCAGGCACCGTGGCTGGCCTTCACCGCCTTCACCGTCTTCGCCCTGATGCTGTCGCTGCTGGTCTTCATCTTCGAAGGCGTGCGCGACGCGTTTGACCCCAGAAAGACCTTCTCATGA
- a CDS encoding ABC transporter ATP-binding protein, which yields MSDNILEVRDLKVSFTQDGKRSLAVKGVSFDIPRGETVALVGESGSGKSVTALSTVSLLGDAAHVEGSVRYNDQEMIGADLKRLRKVRGNDISFIFQEPMTSLNPLHTLEKQLGESLALHQGLTGDKARERILDLLNKVGIRDPESRLSAYPHQLSGGQRQRVMIAMALANGPDLLIADEPTTALDVTIQAQILELLADLKTAEQMSLLFITHDLNIVRKFADRVCVMKDGEIVEHGPTAELFANPQHPYTLKLISAESTGIPRPVEAGAKEVARADNLKIWFPIQKGFLKKTVGYVKAVNDASFSVRAGETVGIVGESGSGKTTLALAIMRLIQSQGGITFDGRDVRDLATRQLRKLRSEMQIVFQDPFGSLSPRMTCEQIIAEGLGVHGSPDGRPAKEVVAAIMAEVGLDPATMHRYPHEFSGGQRQRIAIARAMVLRPKLVVLDEPTSALDMTVQVQIVELLRELQRKYDLAYLFISHDLKVVRAMSHKVIVMKQGDVVEMGDAEEIFTAPKTEYTQKLFNAAFELAG from the coding sequence ATGAGCGACAATATCCTCGAGGTCCGCGACCTGAAGGTCAGCTTCACCCAAGACGGCAAGCGCAGCCTTGCTGTCAAAGGCGTTAGCTTCGACATCCCGCGCGGCGAGACCGTGGCGCTGGTGGGCGAGTCTGGCTCCGGCAAGTCGGTCACCGCGCTCTCGACCGTTTCGCTGCTTGGGGACGCGGCACATGTCGAGGGGTCGGTGCGCTACAACGATCAGGAGATGATCGGCGCCGATCTCAAACGCCTCCGCAAAGTGCGCGGCAATGACATCAGCTTCATCTTCCAGGAGCCGATGACCTCGCTCAACCCGTTGCATACGCTGGAAAAGCAGCTGGGTGAGAGCCTTGCGCTGCACCAGGGGCTGACCGGCGACAAGGCGCGCGAGCGCATTCTCGATCTGCTCAACAAGGTCGGCATCCGCGACCCCGAAAGCCGCCTTTCCGCCTATCCGCACCAGCTTTCGGGCGGGCAGCGGCAGCGGGTGATGATCGCCATGGCGCTGGCCAACGGACCCGACCTGCTGATCGCCGATGAGCCGACCACGGCGCTTGACGTGACCATTCAGGCGCAAATCCTCGAGCTCTTGGCGGACCTCAAGACGGCCGAGCAGATGAGCCTGCTGTTCATCACCCACGACCTCAACATCGTGCGCAAATTCGCCGACCGGGTCTGCGTGATGAAAGACGGCGAGATCGTCGAGCACGGCCCCACCGCCGAGCTTTTCGCCAACCCGCAGCACCCCTATACGCTCAAGCTCATCTCGGCCGAGAGCACCGGCATCCCCCGCCCCGTAGAGGCGGGCGCGAAAGAGGTGGCGCGGGCCGACAACCTGAAGATCTGGTTCCCCATCCAGAAGGGCTTTCTGAAAAAGACCGTCGGCTATGTAAAGGCGGTCAACGACGCGTCGTTCTCGGTGCGCGCGGGCGAGACCGTGGGCATCGTCGGCGAGTCTGGCTCGGGCAAGACGACGCTGGCGCTGGCGATCATGCGGCTCATCCAGTCGCAGGGCGGCATCACCTTCGACGGGCGCGACGTGCGCGACCTCGCGACCCGGCAGCTGCGCAAGCTGCGCTCGGAGATGCAGATCGTCTTTCAGGACCCCTTCGGCTCGCTCAGCCCGCGCATGACGTGCGAGCAGATCATCGCCGAAGGGCTTGGCGTGCACGGCTCTCCCGATGGGCGGCCCGCGAAAGAGGTGGTGGCGGCGATCATGGCCGAGGTCGGGCTCGACCCGGCCACCATGCACCGCTACCCGCATGAGTTTTCCGGCGGTCAGCGCCAGCGCATCGCCATCGCCCGCGCCATGGTGCTGCGGCCCAAGCTGGTGGTGCTGGACGAGCCGACCTCGGCGCTCGACATGACGGTGCAGGTGCAGATCGTCGAACTGCTGCGCGAGTTGCAGCGCAAATACGATCTGGCCTATCTCTTCATCAGCCACGACCTGAAGGTGGTGCGCGCGATGAGCCACAAGGTCATCGTGATGAAGCAGGGCGACGTGGTGGAAATGGGCGACGCGGAGGAGATTTTCACCGCGCCTAAGACCGAGTACACCCAGAAACTGTTCAACGCGGCCTTCGAACTGGCGGGATAG